A stretch of the Onychomys torridus chromosome 23, mOncTor1.1, whole genome shotgun sequence genome encodes the following:
- the LOC118573483 gene encoding olfactory receptor 6B2-like has product MRGENMTKVSTFILLGFPTAPRLQFLLFLLFLLAYLFVLVENLAIILTVWSSASLHRPMYYFLGSLSFLEIWYVSDIIPKMLDGFLLQRKRISFAGCMTQLYFFSSLVCTECVLLASMAYDRYVAICHPLRYQVIMTTGLCVQLVIFSFASGFTVSVIKVYFISSATFCGSNVLNHFFCDISPILKLACTDFSTAELVDFILAFIILVFPLLATILSYGHITLAVLRIPSATGRWRAFSTCASHLTVVTFFYMAMIFMYVRPQAIDSRSSNKLISAVYTVLTPMMNPLIYCLRNTEFKDALRRTLRLGNTPQ; this is encoded by the coding sequence ATGAGAGGGGAGAACATGACCAAGGTGAGCACGTTCATCCTGCTGGGCTTCCCCACGGCCCCCAGGCTGCagttcctgctcttcctcctcttcctgctcgcCTACCTCTTTGTGCTGGTGGAGAACCTGGCCATCATCCTCACTGTCTGGAGCAGCGCCTCTCTCCACAGGCCCATGTACTACTTCCTGGGCTCCTTGTCTTTTCTAGAGATCTGGTATGTGTCAGACATCATCCCCAAGATGCTGGATGGCTTCCTCCTGCAGAGGAAACGCATCTCTTTTGCTGGTTGCATGACTCAGCTCTACTTCTTCAGCTCCTTGGTGTGCACAGAGTGTGTACTCCTGGCttccatggcctatgaccgctatgtggccatctgccatCCCCTGCGCTACCAAGTCATCATGACCACGGGGCTGTGTGTCCAGCTCGTGATCTTCTCTTTTGCTAGTGGCTTCACCGTCTCTGTGATCAAGGTCTACTTTATCTCCAGTGCCACCTTCTGTGGCTCCAATGTCTTGAACCACTTCTTCTGTGACATCTCCCCCATCCTCAAGCTGGCCTGCACTGACTTCTCTACTGCAGAGCTGGTGGACTTCATCCTGGCCTTCATCATTCTGGTGTTCCCTCTCCTGGCCACCATTCTGTCCTATGGACACATCACCCTAGCTGTGCTTCGTATCCCTTCAGCCACAGGACGGTGGAGGGCCTTCTCCACCTGTGCCTCCCACCTCACTGTGGTCACCTTCTTCTACATGGCCATGATCTTCATGTATGTGAGGCCCCAGGCCATCGATTCCCGGAGCTCCAACAAACTCATTTCTGCTGTGTACACTGTCCTCACACCCATGATGAATCCTTTGATCTACTGTCTGAGGAACACTGAATTTAAGGATGCTCTGAGAAGGACCCTGAGACTGGGTAATACGCCTCAGTAG
- the LOC118573484 gene encoding olfactory receptor 6B2, whose translation MRGENITKVSTFILLGFPTAPELQFLLFLLFLLAYLFVLVENLAIILTVWSSASLHRPMYYFLGSLSFLEIWYVSDIIPKMLDGFLLQRKRISFAGCMTQLYFFISLVCTECVLLASMAYDRYVAICHPLRYQVIMTTGLCVQLVVFSFASAFTVSVIKVYFISSATFCGSNVLNHFFCDISPILKLACTDFSTAELVDFILAFIILVFPLLATILSYGHITLAVLRIPSATGRWRAFSTCASHLTVVTFFYVAMIFIYVRPQAIDTRSSNKLISAVYTVLTPILNPLIYCLRNKEFKDALRRTLGLGHTL comes from the coding sequence ATGAGAGGGGAGAACATCACCAAGGTGAGCACGTTCATCCTGCTGGGcttccccacagcccctgagCTGCagttcctgctcttcctcctcttcctgctcgcCTACCTCTTTGTGCTGGTGGAGAACCTGGCCATCATCCTCACTGTCTGGAGCAGCGCCTCTCTCCACAGGCCCATGTACTACTTCCTGGGCTCCTTGTCTTTTCTAGAGATCTGGTATGTGTCAGACATCATCCCCAAGATGCTGGATGGCTTCCTCCTGCAGAGGAAACGCATCTCTTTTGCTGGTTGCATGACTCAGCTCTACTTCTTCATCTCTCTTGTGTGCACAGAGTGTgtacttctggcttctatggcctatgaccgctatgtggccatctgccatCCCCTGCGCTACCAAGTCATCATGACCACGGGGCTGTGTGTCCAGCTTGTGGTCTTCTCCTTTGCAAGTGCATTCACCGTCTCTGTGATCAAGGTCTACTTTATCTCCAGCGCCACCTTCTGTGGCTCCAATGTCTTGAACCACTTCTTCTGTGACATCTCCCCCATCCTCAAGCTGGCCTGCACTGACTTCTCTACTGCAGAGCTGGTGGACTTCATCCTGGCCTTCATCATTCTGGTGTTCCCTCTCCTGGCCACCATTCTGTCCTACGGACACATCACCCTAGCTGTGCTTCGTATCCCTTCAGCCACAGGACGGTGGAGGGCCTTCTCCACCTGTGCCTCCCACCTCACTGTGGTCACCTTTTTCTATGTGGCcatgatttttatatatgtgcGGCCCCAGGCCATCGATACCCGGAGCTCCAACAAACTCATCTCTGCTGTGTACACTGTCCTCACACCCATCTTAAACCCCTTGATTTATTGCCTAAGGAACAAAGAGTTTAAGGATGCTCTGAGAAGGACCCTAGGATTGGGTCACACTCTATAG